In Chloroflexota bacterium, one DNA window encodes the following:
- the rplF gene encoding 50S ribosomal protein L6, whose amino-acid sequence MSRIGKLPIPVPEGVTVEIAPGNTVTVKGPKGQLTRTFSPDMIIELSDGVLTVKRPTDSRMHKALHGLTRALLANMVTGVTEGFRKDLEIRGVGYRADLVGDRLILQVGFSHPVEFQPPPGITFEVDRSGRNISVQGIDKELVGLIAAKIRDVRPPEPYKGKGIRYVGEWVRQKAGKAGRVM is encoded by the coding sequence GTGTCTCGTATTGGAAAGTTGCCCATTCCGGTGCCCGAAGGGGTAACCGTTGAGATTGCACCGGGGAATACGGTGACGGTGAAGGGCCCGAAGGGGCAGTTGACCCGGACTTTTTCGCCGGATATGATCATCGAATTGTCCGATGGTGTGCTGACCGTGAAGCGGCCCACCGATAGCCGCATGCACAAGGCATTGCATGGGCTGACCCGGGCGCTGTTGGCCAATATGGTGACCGGGGTGACCGAGGGCTTCCGGAAGGACCTGGAGATCCGTGGCGTCGGCTATCGCGCGGATCTGGTGGGGGATCGCCTGATTTTGCAGGTGGGGTTCTCGCATCCCGTGGAGTTTCAGCCCCCGCCCGGGATCACCTTCGAGGTGGATCGGAGCGGTCGGAACATCAGCGTGCAGGGGATCGACAAGGAGCTGGTGGGCCTGATCGCAGCCAAGATCCGGGATGTGCGGCCGCCGGAGCCCTATAAGGGTAAGGGGATCCGGTATGTCGGCGAGTGGGTCCGGCAGAAGGCGGGCAAAGCGGGCCGCGTGATGTGA
- the rpsH gene encoding 30S ribosomal protein S8, whose amino-acid sequence MMTDPIADMLIRIRNAAMVGHKQVMMPSSKMKVAIARILKEEGFIQNYQVTRDHPQPQLRIILKYDQERKPVITGLKRVSKPGRRIYVKRQEIPWVLRGMGIAILSTPRGVMTDRKARRLGVGGEVLCYVW is encoded by the coding sequence ATGATGACCGATCCTATTGCGGACATGCTGATTCGCATCCGCAACGCGGCGATGGTGGGGCACAAGCAGGTGATGATGCCCAGCTCCAAGATGAAGGTGGCCATCGCGCGCATCCTGAAAGAGGAAGGCTTCATTCAAAACTACCAGGTGACCCGAGATCACCCGCAGCCTCAGCTGCGCATCATCCTGAAATATGACCAGGAGCGCAAGCCGGTGATCACCGGCTTGAAGCGTGTGAGCAAGCCCGGCCGACGGATTTACGTGAAGCGGCAGGAGATCCCCTGGGTCTTGCGGGGGATGGGGATTGCCATCCTGTCCACGCCGCGCGGGGTCATGACGGATCGGAAGGCGCGTCGCCTGGGTGTGGGCGGCGAGGTGTTGTGCTACGTGTGGTGA
- a CDS encoding type Z 30S ribosomal protein S14, giving the protein MAKKCMIVRETRRKYKVRVRNRCKICGRPRGYMRRFQLCRICFRREALEGRLPGVVKSSW; this is encoded by the coding sequence GTGGCGAAGAAGTGCATGATAGTCCGGGAGACCCGACGGAAGTACAAGGTGCGGGTGCGCAATCGATGCAAGATCTGTGGCCGGCCGCGCGGCTATATGCGTCGCTTCCAGCTGTGCCGCATCTGCTTCCGCCGTGAGGCGCTGGAGGGCCGTTTGCCGGGCGTGGTGAAGTCGAGCTGGTGA
- the rplE gene encoding 50S ribosomal protein L5, with translation MANLKERYRNEVVPELQKRFQYRNIMEVPRITKVVVNVGLGEALQNPKALDNAARDISVITGQKPIITRARKSIATFKLREGNPIGLKVTLRGDRMWHFLDRLFNIALPRQRDFRGVSPDAFDGRGNYTLGLREQLVWPEIDYDSIDKVRGMEVTIVTTAKTDEEARELLRLLGMPFGRSAQQAAA, from the coding sequence ATGGCGAACTTGAAAGAGCGCTACCGGAATGAGGTGGTGCCGGAGCTACAGAAGCGTTTCCAATATCGCAACATCATGGAGGTCCCGAGGATCACCAAGGTCGTGGTGAACGTCGGCCTGGGTGAGGCGCTGCAGAATCCCAAGGCGCTGGACAACGCGGCCCGGGACATCTCCGTGATCACGGGGCAGAAGCCCATCATCACGCGAGCGCGCAAGTCGATCGCCACCTTTAAGTTGCGAGAGGGGAACCCTATCGGGTTGAAGGTGACCCTGCGGGGCGATCGGATGTGGCACTTCCTGGATCGGCTGTTCAACATCGCGTTGCCGCGTCAGCGTGACTTTCGTGGGGTGTCCCCGGACGCGTTTGACGGCCGTGGTAATTACACATTGGGGCTACGCGAGCAGCTGGTCTGGCCGGAGATCGACTATGACTCCATCGACAAGGTGCGTGGCATGGAGGTGACCATCGTCACGACGGCCAAGACGGATGAGGAGGCTCGCGAGTTGTTGCGTTTGTTGGGGATGCCCTTTGGGCGCTCCGCGCAGCAGGCAGCAGCGTAA
- the rplX gene encoding 50S ribosomal protein L24: MRIKRGDLVEVISGDDAGERGEVQRVIRGKRRLSRRMTKKLGRSVVRDPNLDRVVVAGVNFIKKHQRRTGDVRTQVGIIEREAPIHISNVMLVCPHCDEPTRVRMRVFEDGSRARECKRCGQLIDS; this comes from the coding sequence ATGAGGATCAAACGCGGTGATCTGGTGGAAGTGATCAGCGGCGACGACGCGGGCGAGCGCGGGGAGGTGCAGCGCGTGATCCGGGGGAAGCGCCGGCTGTCTCGCCGTATGACGAAGAAGCTGGGGCGATCGGTCGTGCGCGATCCCAACCTGGATCGTGTCGTCGTGGCCGGTGTGAACTTCATCAAGAAGCACCAGCGGCGAACCGGGGATGTTCGCACGCAGGTGGGGATCATCGAGCGGGAGGCTCCCATTCACATCTCCAATGTGATGCTCGTCTGCCCGCATTGCGATGAGCCCACGCGGGTGCGCATGCGCGTGTTCGAGGACGGCTCCCGGGCGCGCGAGTGCAAGCGATGCGGGCAACTGATCGATAGCTAA
- the rplN gene encoding 50S ribosomal protein L14, which produces MIQQESRLKVADNTGAKEILCIRVLGGSTRRYARVGDIIVASVKQAAPNSSVKKGDIVRAVVVRTAKEYGRPDGSYIKFDDNAAVLIDQYKSPRGTRIFGPVARELREKGFMRIVSLAPEVL; this is translated from the coding sequence ATGATTCAGCAGGAGAGTCGGCTGAAGGTCGCGGATAACACGGGTGCCAAGGAGATCCTTTGCATTCGCGTGCTGGGGGGATCCACGCGTCGTTACGCCCGGGTGGGCGATATCATCGTGGCCTCCGTGAAGCAGGCCGCGCCGAACAGCTCCGTGAAGAAGGGGGACATCGTTCGGGCCGTGGTGGTGCGGACCGCGAAGGAGTACGGACGGCCGGATGGCTCCTACATCAAGTTCGACGATAACGCGGCCGTGTTGATCGATCAGTACAAGAGCCCTCGTGGAACGCGCATCTTTGGGCCGGTGGCCCGCGAGCTGCGAGAGAAGGGCTTCATGCGCATCGTGTCCTTGGCGCCTGAGGTCCTCTAG
- the rpsQ gene encoding 30S ribosomal protein S17: MRGRRKTLVGEVVSDKMDKTVVVRVDRTRRHPLYGKVIKVSKRFKAHDEENQCRVGDIVRIVESRPLSREKRWVVTEILSRGEELIEADV; this comes from the coding sequence ATGCGTGGGCGACGGAAGACCCTGGTCGGTGAGGTCGTCAGCGACAAGATGGATAAGACGGTGGTGGTGCGGGTGGATCGCACCCGACGCCATCCCCTGTATGGCAAAGTCATCAAGGTTTCGAAGCGTTTCAAGGCGCACGATGAGGAGAACCAGTGTCGCGTGGGGGACATCGTGCGCATCGTGGAGTCACGGCCTTTGAGCCGAGAGAAGCGCTGGGTGGTGACCGAGATCCTGTCTCGGGGCGAAGAACTCATCGAAGCCGATGTATAG
- the rpmC gene encoding 50S ribosomal protein L29, whose product MKPSEIRAMTDEEIARRLDEAYQELFNLRFQYATGQLRNVARLKLVRRDIARLRTILRERELAAWYQSLEAEE is encoded by the coding sequence ATGAAGCCCAGCGAGATCCGTGCGATGACGGATGAGGAGATTGCCCGTCGGTTGGACGAGGCGTATCAGGAGCTCTTCAACCTGCGCTTTCAGTATGCGACGGGGCAGTTGCGGAATGTCGCGCGTCTGAAGCTGGTCCGGCGGGACATCGCCCGGTTGCGCACGATCCTGCGCGAGAGGGAGCTGGCGGCCTGGTATCAATCCTTGGAAGCGGAGGAGTAA
- the rplP gene encoding 50S ribosomal protein L16: MLMPKRVKYRKAHRGRMKGMASRGNRVSFGDYGLQALEPCWMTSRQIEAARRAIVRHVRRGGKVWIRVFPDKPVTKKPAETRMGSGKGNVDHWVAVVKPGRVIFEIAGVPEAVAREALRLASHKLPIHTQIIARSDLPEEAAGGGG; this comes from the coding sequence ATGTTGATGCCAAAGCGGGTGAAATATCGCAAGGCCCATCGGGGCCGGATGAAAGGGATGGCCAGCCGGGGAAACCGGGTGTCCTTTGGGGATTATGGGTTGCAGGCCCTGGAGCCGTGCTGGATGACCAGCCGGCAGATCGAGGCCGCACGTCGAGCGATCGTGCGCCACGTGCGGCGCGGCGGCAAGGTGTGGATCCGCGTCTTCCCGGACAAGCCGGTGACGAAGAAGCCGGCGGAGACCCGTATGGGGAGCGGGAAGGGGAACGTGGACCACTGGGTGGCGGTCGTCAAGCCGGGCCGGGTCATCTTCGAGATCGCCGGTGTTCCGGAGGCCGTGGCCCGGGAGGCGTTGCGTCTCGCCTCTCATAAGCTGCCCATTCACACACAGATCATCGCGCGCTCGGATCTGCCGGAAGAGGCGGCTGGAGGTGGAGGATGA
- the rpsC gene encoding 30S ribosomal protein S3: MGRKVHPIGFRLGIIKDWRTRWYAEGRQYADLLEEDRKIREMIRSEMGQAGISQIEIERFPGAVHVMIHTSKPGIIIGRKGQHVNALRSKLEALTNKKIKIDVIEIERPELEAYLVAEDLASQLERRVSYRRAMKQAVSRAMRAGAKGIMITCSGRLAGAEMARSETVREGRVPRHTLRADIDYAQAEALTTFGRIGIKVWIYRGDVLPERQEAQA, translated from the coding sequence TTGGGACGCAAAGTACATCCCATCGGCTTTCGTTTGGGCATCATCAAGGATTGGCGAACCCGCTGGTACGCGGAGGGGCGTCAGTACGCGGATCTCCTGGAGGAGGATCGCAAGATCCGGGAGATGATCCGCTCGGAGATGGGGCAGGCGGGGATCTCGCAGATCGAGATCGAACGCTTCCCGGGCGCGGTGCACGTGATGATCCACACCTCCAAGCCGGGCATCATCATCGGCCGCAAGGGGCAACACGTGAACGCGTTGCGCTCCAAGCTGGAGGCGTTGACGAACAAGAAGATCAAGATCGACGTCATCGAGATCGAGCGCCCGGAGCTGGAGGCGTACCTGGTGGCTGAGGATCTGGCCTCCCAATTGGAGCGGCGCGTCTCCTATCGGCGGGCGATGAAGCAGGCCGTGTCGCGTGCCATGCGGGCTGGCGCCAAGGGGATCATGATCACGTGCAGCGGCCGGCTGGCGGGCGCGGAGATGGCTCGCTCGGAGACGGTGCGTGAGGGCCGCGTGCCGCGGCACACGTTGCGGGCGGACATCGATTACGCGCAGGCGGAGGCGTTGACCACGTTCGGCCGGATCGGCATCAAGGTGTGGATCTATCGCGGTGATGTGTTGCCCGAGCGCCAGGAGGCCCAAGCGTAA
- the rplV gene encoding 50S ribosomal protein L22, producing the protein MAEEVRAVYKYVGISPQKVRRVIDQVRGKRAEEALVMLQFMPQAAAKPVAKTIASAIANAEENFGLAREDLVIAKITADQAPTRRWRRFGARGRFKPILRRASHITVVLREEEPA; encoded by the coding sequence ATGGCAGAGGAAGTGCGAGCTGTTTATAAATACGTCGGTATCTCTCCGCAGAAGGTGCGGAGGGTGATCGATCAGGTGCGAGGGAAGCGGGCCGAAGAGGCGCTGGTGATGTTGCAGTTCATGCCGCAGGCGGCCGCCAAGCCGGTGGCGAAGACCATCGCCTCGGCGATCGCGAACGCGGAGGAGAACTTCGGCCTGGCCCGTGAGGATTTGGTGATCGCGAAGATCACGGCCGATCAGGCTCCGACACGTCGGTGGCGGCGCTTTGGCGCTCGCGGCCGCTTCAAGCCGATCCTTCGCCGGGCGTCTCACATTACCGTGGTGTTACGGGAAGAGGAACCGGCCTAG
- the rpsS gene encoding 30S ribosomal protein S19: MSRSLKKGPYVDPKLLRKIEEMNRTGERRVIKTWSRASTVFPQMVGHTIAVHDGRRHVPIYITEDMVGHKLGEFAPTRTFRGHIVKEKGTRARR, encoded by the coding sequence GTGTCTCGGTCGCTGAAGAAGGGACCGTATGTCGATCCGAAGCTGCTGCGTAAGATCGAGGAGATGAATCGAACCGGCGAGCGCCGGGTGATCAAGACCTGGTCGCGTGCGTCCACGGTCTTCCCGCAGATGGTGGGGCACACCATCGCGGTGCATGATGGCCGACGCCATGTTCCCATCTACATCACGGAGGACATGGTGGGGCATAAGCTGGGCGAGTTCGCGCCGACCCGGACGTTCCGTGGTCACATCGTGAAGGAGAAGGGGACTCGGGCTCGCCGTTGA